Proteins from a genomic interval of Lolium perenne isolate Kyuss_39 chromosome 1, Kyuss_2.0, whole genome shotgun sequence:
- the LOC127305940 gene encoding uncharacterized protein isoform X2, with product MAPTSSSSSLQAQTNASATDQARPSSSSGPSVTPSEWWESQIPFLIEELQDSGIQEDDAAEQACGPSVTPSEWWESQIPFLIEELQDGGIQEDDEAEQDEARALFAESGDDEDELLTCLPTPVASDVRRSRSLTRMCRRGITIGQILASQLGLTSSHLGSNLVYLKEEVDVAKLYFRHMSEFRSNGKGCVARMANKSAKISKTVSS from the exons ATGgcgcccacctcctcctcctcctctttgcaGGCGCAGACCAATGCTTCCGCCACCGACCAAGCAAGGCCGTCTTCAT CTTCTGGCCCTTCGGTGACGCCGTCAGAATGGTGGGAGAGCCAGATACCCTTTCTAATTGAAGAGCTGCAGGACAGTGGTATTCAGGAAGACGATGCAGCAGAGCAGG CTTGTGGCCCTTCGGTGACGCCGTCAGAATGGTGGGAGAGCCAGATACCCTTTCTAATTGAAGAGCTGCAGGACGGTGGTATTCAGGAAGACGATGAAGCAGAGCAGG ATGAAGCCAGAGCATTATTTGCTGAAAGtggagatgatgaggatgagctcCTTACCTGTTTGCCAACTCCTGTTG CATCCGATGTTAGACGTTCAAGATCTTTGACCAGGATGTGTCGTAGAGGGATAACTATTGGACAAATTTTGGCATCTCAGCTTGGTCTCACTTCTTCGCACCTAGGATCTAACCTAGTATATCTCAAGGAAGAAGTTGATGTCGCCAAGTTATATTTTAGACACATGAGCGAGTTTAGGTCCAATGGGAAAGGTTGTGTAGCACGGATGGCTAACAAATCTGCGAAAATCTCCAAAACAGTAAGTTCTTAG
- the LOC127305931 gene encoding F-box/FBD/LRR-repeat protein At1g13570, with product MINHTVCKRTSSNHVSGKPVYKKKARPKAKLEDLPQDVLCTIVSKLPAKEISRASVLSSNWRYISGICFYKLCFTGAAGCSRDSFERDQYCQYMQKFINYVNVAVQNCHAKLVEEFYVKFEFDTMLLDHLNNWVNFAVSSRAKSIAIYLCPIIKRRTDVDRYVFPFHLLNSESNMSHLQCMQLSFVSFRPPSEFRGFPSLRKLDLEFVDITIKDLDVVLSNCGNLKWLSLVRCFLNCELKLDHLFSSLLHLTVVRCRTTRVELRVMKLVTFEYDGDLVPIVLRQDSKLDNAHIKFDKANFQDATTALLNGIPSMQNLTLHITWQRLETQFPLNNTGKFSHLRVLQLLMGVSLEDINKFPFSILRTAPFIEKLEIHFVGGDNSWFVKKGSGRKHLEQCEYNYLKSLYMTGYKGAIGQLEFLLHIVENAPALEVLTVDMSQRLYGHPLYKKMNLAEQQHALRAVLCKSMLSSKVKLYVL from the exons ATGATCAACCATACAGTATGCAAAAGAACATCCTCAAACCATGTCAGTGGGAAACCGGTCTATAAGAAGAAAGCAAGGCCAAAAGCTAAACTGGAAGACCTTCCACAG GATGTGCTGTGCACCATTGTCTCAAAGTTGCCTGCTAAAGAGATTTCAAGAGCTAGTGTTTTATCAAGCAATTGGAGATATATCAGCGGTATTTGCTTCTACAAATTATGTTTCACTGGTGCTGCTGGGTGTTCCCGTGACAGTTTTGAAAGAGATCAGTACTGCCAGTACATGCAGAAATTCATCAATTATGTTAATGTGGCCGTACAAAATTGCCATGCCAAGTTGGTTGAAGAATTCTATGTCAAATTCGAGTTTGACACAATGCTGCTTGATCATCTAAATAATTGGGTTAATTTTGCGGTATCATCACGTGCAAAAAGCATAGCTATTTATCTATGTCCTATTATCAAGAGACGTACGGATGTTGATCGCTACGTGTTCCCATTTCACCTTTTGAATAGTGAAAGCAACATGTCTCATCTACAGTGTATGCAGCTTAGCTTTGTATCTTTCAGACCACCATCTGAATTCAGAGGTTTCCCAAGCCTGAGAAAGCTTGATTTGGAGTTTGTGGATATCACTATAAAGGATCTTGATGTTGTATTGTCCAATTGCGGTAATCTCAAATGGCTGAGTTTGGTCAGATGCTTCCTGAATTGCGAGCTAAAGTTAGATCATCTGTTTTCCAGCCTACTACACCTAACAGTTGTCCGCTGTAGGACAACCAGGGTAGAACTCCGTGTTATGAAGCTTGTTACCTTTGAATACGATGGAGATTTGGTTCCTATTGTTCTAAGGCAAGATTCAAAGTTGGATAATGCACATATAAAGTTCGACAAGGCAAATTTTCAAGATGCTACCACTGCACTTCTCAATGGCATTCCGAGCATGCAAAATCTCACTTTACATATTACTTGGCAGCGACTAGAG ACGCAATTTCCGTTGAATAACACAGGCAAGTTTTCCCATCTTAGGGTCTTACAATTGTTAATGGGTGTAAGCCTTGAAGACATCAACAAGTTTCCCTTTTCCATTCTGAGGACAGCTCCGTTTATTGAGAAATTAGAGATCCAT TTTGTAGGCGGTGATAATAGTTGGTTTGTGAAGAAGGGTTCAGGCAGGAAGCACCTTGAGCAGTGTGAATATAATTATCTGAAGAGTCTGTATATGACAGGATATAAAGGGGCAATAGGTCAACTTGAATTTCTTCTGCATATTGTGGAAAATGCCCCTGCCCTGGAGGTATTAACTGTGGACATGTCTCAACGGCTTTATGGACATCCCTTGTATAAGAAGATGAATTTAGCAGAGCAACAGCATGCATTGAGAGCGGTGCTCTGCAAAAGCATGCTTTCGTCGAAAGTGAAGCTTTATGTTCTGTAG
- the LOC127305940 gene encoding uncharacterized protein isoform X1 produces MAPTSSSSSLQAQTNASATDQARPSSSSGPSVTPSEWWESQIPFLIEELQDSGIQEDDAAEQACGPSVTPSEWWESQIPFLIEELQDGGIQEDDEAEQDEARALFAESGDDEDELLTCLPTPVAASDVRRSRSLTRMCRRGITIGQILASQLGLTSSHLGSNLVYLKEEVDVAKLYFRHMSEFRSNGKGCVARMANKSAKISKTVSS; encoded by the exons ATGgcgcccacctcctcctcctcctctttgcaGGCGCAGACCAATGCTTCCGCCACCGACCAAGCAAGGCCGTCTTCAT CTTCTGGCCCTTCGGTGACGCCGTCAGAATGGTGGGAGAGCCAGATACCCTTTCTAATTGAAGAGCTGCAGGACAGTGGTATTCAGGAAGACGATGCAGCAGAGCAGG CTTGTGGCCCTTCGGTGACGCCGTCAGAATGGTGGGAGAGCCAGATACCCTTTCTAATTGAAGAGCTGCAGGACGGTGGTATTCAGGAAGACGATGAAGCAGAGCAGG ATGAAGCCAGAGCATTATTTGCTGAAAGtggagatgatgaggatgagctcCTTACCTGTTTGCCAACTCCTGTTG CAGCATCCGATGTTAGACGTTCAAGATCTTTGACCAGGATGTGTCGTAGAGGGATAACTATTGGACAAATTTTGGCATCTCAGCTTGGTCTCACTTCTTCGCACCTAGGATCTAACCTAGTATATCTCAAGGAAGAAGTTGATGTCGCCAAGTTATATTTTAGACACATGAGCGAGTTTAGGTCCAATGGGAAAGGTTGTGTAGCACGGATGGCTAACAAATCTGCGAAAATCTCCAAAACAGTAAGTTCTTAG